CCGGACGACGTAATGATGTAGTAGCGGTATAGGGCCATGATCACGGCGCTCGTGAGCGCGCCGATGAGCGACCACCGCAAAACCGTGAGCACTAGCTTCATCACTCTCACTCCCGTAGGCAATTACGCCAGACCAGGTGTCTAGCTCGCATCGCGGCTCGCAAAGCGTTTGCCGTCGTTGCGTGAGCCGCTCAAAAAAGTTCATCGATCCGTGTCACGCCGCGTGTATAAACCGGCCGTGCCGCAAAAAAAAGCCGATCTCCTCCGCTACGCAGCGTGACAATAGCATGCCGAAATGTGCCACCGGTAACACGACGTTATCCGTTGCATTCGGTAATAGAGCTTCGCTCACTGCCACCGTGCCATCATTGGGTTTAGCGATCTCCGCAAACAGCCGTCCCAACCCGATGCTAGCGCTCCCCGCAATGGCACCGATCTCATGTTGACCGTTCCAAGGCGGTAGATCTCCAAGCAGACCCTGCTCTAGACTTTTCCTCAATACTGCACGGCCGCAGCCTGTCAACGCCAGCTTTGCCGCCGCGCGGCTCCCCTGATGAGGAGTGGCCAGCGTGACGATGCGGCCGGGACGTCGTGGCGGGGACTCATGGAAGAAATGACGCACTACCAGTCCGCCCAGGCTATGCGCGACGAAGTGGATCACCGGTGCGTCGATGCCGTCCGTGAAGTTTTTCAGGTCTTGGGCGTTGCGTAGCGGCTCGAAGCGCGTGCTCGGGTAGGAAAATTGGTGGGTACTAAAACCGATTCCAAGCAAGCGCCGCCGCAAGACAGTCATATCCCAGCCGGTCATGAAAAGACCGTGCACTAAAATCACCACTTCCGCTCGCGGGATCATCGGCATACGCCGAGGGGGGCCGGCGCTTACGCGACCTAGGCGTCGTTGGTACCGAAAACGGCCTGACCGCGCGCCTTGGTCAAGTCGAGCAGACGCACGATCGGCACGCGCGCCCGGGCGGCGATCTGGGGGTCCAGCAGGATTTCATTGTCCCCATTTTCAAGGCAGGCCGCGAGTTTTCCCAGCCCATTCATCGCCATCCAGGGGCAGTGTCCACAGCTCTTGCAGGTGGCGCTGCGGCCGGCCGTGGGCGCCTCAATGAGCTGTTTGCCAGGAGCGGCCTGCTGCATCTTGTAAAAGATGCCTTTGTCAGTGGCCACGATGAATTTGGAAGCATCGAACTCGCGCGCCGCCTCGATGAGCGCGCTCGTTGATCCGACGACGTCCGCCTGCGCCACGACCGACGCTGG
The sequence above is drawn from the Pseudomonadota bacterium genome and encodes:
- a CDS encoding putative lipase, with amino-acid sequence MIPRAEVVILVHGLFMTGWDMTVLRRRLLGIGFSTHQFSYPSTRFEPLRNAQDLKNFTDGIDAPVIHFVAHSLGGLVVRHFFHESPPRRPGRIVTLATPHQGSRAAAKLALTGCGRAVLRKSLEQGLLGDLPPWNGQHEIGAIAGSASIGLGRLFAEIAKPNDGTVAVSEALLPNATDNVVLPVAHFGMLLSRCVAEEIGFFLRHGRFIHAA